GCTGGAAAACAAACCGAAATAGCCTTTATACATTACTTGATCGATTGGATTTTAATCAATCAGAAGAGTTACTTTCTCAAAAAGACAATATGCATGTTAAAAAACTTTTAGAAAATCAAGAGTATTTTCAAGAGTATAGATCGTTTGAAAAAGAGCTCTTTAAGTTTTTGGTTTCAAAATTTGATACGAATGTACTCAAAAAAATGGCAAAAGACACTGCGCTTTCAAAAGAAGCACGAGCAAGAAGTGCATACTTGTATACTTTTTTAACAAAAAAACCTCTCAAACTAAGCTTTTCATTGAATAAAAAAGTAGGTCTATACCATGGAAGAAAGCAAGAATCTGGGGATGGCTTGGCAGACTATTATGGACTCTTAAGCGGGGTAGATGCCAACAGGTTTAATCAATACAAAACAAAAGGGAACAATTGATGAATACTTCGCTCGAAGATGCCGTAAGAGAAATGATGCAAAAAATTAGTAAAAATATACGGGGAACAAGTAAAAAAGTGCCCGTCAATGTGTATATAACTGGTGGAATTGCAATTCATTTTCATACTGCCACTAGAGTGTCAAAAGATTTGGATGCGATTATTGATCAAAACATCAATATTCCCAGTAAATTAACGGTACTTTGGCAAAATGAAAATGGTGAATTTGAAGAACTGGCATATGATTATAACTACAGCCCAACGCTTGGACTTATGCATGAAGATTATGATAGAAGGGCCATATTCAAGTTTAACATCGATGATAAGCTCAATGTTTATATTTTAGATCCAGTAGATTTAATCATTTCAAAATTATCACGATTTGGAGAGCAAGACCAAGAAGATATCCAAAGAATTATACAAAATGACCTTGTCAATAAAAATCAACTTGAAGAATTAGCTAATGATGCTATCAAAATAGCAAGTGTAGGTAGACCCGAAACCTTTAAATTACATCTTGCGTTGACACTTGAAATGTTTGATGAAATAACCGGAAATGTTCAGTAAATCACTTTATATTGCTCAATAGAGGCTCTCTCCTTGCACAATCTTAAACGAAGCGCTTAGGCTTTTAAAAGAATCTTGGCCCTTCGTCTGACACACTCACACAAATCTTTGCTATAATCGGAAGAAATAATCACAAAGAAGCACCGTGAAACTGATTCATTTTTCGGACACGCATTTAGGCTTTAACGATTTAGATGTCATCAATGAGCTCGGTATCAACCAACGAGAGGCTGATTTTTACGATGCGTTTACGCAAGTCATTGAGCAAATCAAAGCAATAAAACCTGACTACATCATCCACACAGGCGATCTTTTTCACCGTCCATCTCCTAGTAACCGAGCCATCACCTTTGCTCTTGAACAATTTAAAATCATCGAAGCACTTAATATCCCGTTCATTATGATAGCGGGTAATCACTCCACACCTCGCACTAATTTAAGTTCCCCAATACTCAAGATATTTGAAAACTTTAAAAATGTTTATGTTTCATACAATCAAGAGTATAAAAAGATAGAGTTCGACGATGTCATTTTTCACACCTTACCTCACATGCACGATGAGACAAAAGCACTTTCTCAAATCGAGCTTTGCGAAGCAAATATTGATACAACCAAACGCAACATCATGATGCTTCACTGTTCTGTAGGTGCGCACTATCTGATGGCTGAGTTTGGCGAGTGGGTGTATCCGCACGATAAAGAAAGCCTTTTTTCTAAAGTGGATTATGTCGCTCTTGGGCATTGGCATGGGTTTGGAAAAGTGGGCAAGCATGAAAATGTTTACTATGCAGGCTCAACCGAGCGCACCAGTTTAAACGACAAACGAAACTCCAAAGGGTTTCTTGAAGTTACACTGGATGAGGCTTTACATGTAAACTACCATGAGATACAAATTCGCCCGATTAAAACCTACGAGATTGACTGTGAAGACTACGAGCACTCAGTTGAGTCTTTACATGTAAACGATACAAAAGACGCTCTTGTCGAAGTCAAATTGACTCATCTTACCCCGTTGCAGTCCATCGACATCCAAACACGTGACATCAAAAATCTCTTTGGCGAAGCTTTACATGTAAGCATCAAACGAGAGTTCAAACAAACCAACGGTGAAGCCACACTAAACGACATCGAAGCACTCTCTTTGGAAGCGTATTTTTTAGAACACATCAAAGAAGAGAGTCAGCCTGAAGAGTTTGAGCGACTCAAAGGCAAAATCCAAGGCTTATTTAGTGCCTACGAAGAGGTGAGCGATGATACTCTCTAAACTTCACCTTGAAAACTTCAAACGCTACACCTCCTTTGATATCGAGTTTGGCGAGGGGCTGATCGGCATCATCGGTAAAAATGGCAGTGGCAAATCGACCCTTTTTGAAGCGATACTTTTCGCGCTTTACGGTGAGCTTCGAAATAAAAAATTTAAAGAAGTCATACGAAACGCCAGTGCGAGTGATAAAGATGCTGTTTTGGTTGAGCTTGATTTTGAGTTTGAAGGCATGGCGTACAAAGTCACGCGAGAGTTTCGCGGAAAAGCGCTCAATGCCAATGCTAAACTGTATAAAAATGGCGAGCTTACAACCAGTGGCGCGAGAGAAGTTACCGTGGCAATTACCAAACTCACAAAGATGAGCAAAGAGGCATTTTTGCATACACTTTTCGCTTCTCAAAAAGAACTTACCAGCCTCAGCACGCTTAAAAATGAAGATCGAAAAAAGATGATACGTAAACTTCTTGGGCTTGAAAAGATAGACTTTGTGGAAAATGAACTCATCGAAAAAAGCAGGGAACTCAAACGTGACATCGTCGCAAGTGCCGAGTTTTTATTAGGCGAAGAAGAACTAAAGAGCAAAAGAGCTCTTATAAAAGAGACTACCGCCATAAAGCAAGCGTTTGAAAAAGAGGTCAAAACCAAATCCACGGAACTAGAAACTACCAAAAAACAAGAGTTACATGTAAAGCAAGAACTCGAACTCTTTGTCAAAACAAAAGAGCAAAAACAAAAGCTCATCAGCGAACTCTCCCTCATCAAAAACTCTATAACTTCAAACTTAGCCACTGGGGCCAAACTCACCGAAGAGCTCAAAAACCTAGAAACAAAAGCCAAAGAACTTAAAAGTTTAAGCACCGTTAAAAAAGAGTACGAAGCCTTACATGTAAAGCTCAAAGACCACGAAAATCTCAAAAATATACAGCTCAAAAAAGAGGGCTTGGAAAAAGAGCAAACCCAGTTGCGTGCCCAGTACACCAAAGCCAAAGCAGACATCGCAACTTTGGAAGAGCAAACCAAACCGTATGAGACACTTTTAGGGCAAAAAAAAGAAAATGAAGCTTTACATGTAAAGATAAAAACGGAACTTTCTGCGAAGCAAACAGAGCAAAAACAACTCCAAAATGAACTCTCAGCCGAACAGCGAGTTGTATCTGACACACAACAAAAGATAGCCAAGATACAAAGCTTAGGTCGAGAATCAAACTGCCCGACATGTACAAGGCAACTGCTTGATGAGTACGACAATGTCATCGCATCCCTAAACGACATCGTGCAAAAGACGCAAAGCCAAAAGATAGACAAAACCAAAGAAAAACTTGACATCCTCACCAAACAGATAAATGAACTCGAAATTCAAAAAGAGCAAACGCAAAAAGCCTTACATGTAAACGAAACGGCTCTAAGTTTGATAGTAAGCAAGCAAAAAGATTTAGCAAACGCCAAAGAGCATTTTACAAAGGTCAGTGAACAAGGCAAACGCAACAAAGAAGAACTTGACACACTCTCAAAACACGCTTACGATGAAGCTTTACATGTAAGCCTACAAAAAAGCTTTTTGGAGTTAAAACCAAAGTATGAAACCGTTCTAAGTCTTGAAACAGAACTCAAACGAGAGCAGGGCGTGAGAGAGGATCTCGCACTTACATGTAAGAGTGCAGAAGCTTTACATGTAAAGGCTAAAGAGAAAGAATTGGAAGTTGCAAAAACACTGTACGATGAGCCAAAACACACCGCAAAACAAAGCGAATACGACGAACTGCAAAAGCAAAAAGAGAAACAATACAGCGTTATTTCAGAGCTCAAAGAGAAAATAGCCAAAAATGAGGGCGAGGTAAAAACCTTGCAAAACGCTCTGGAAAATAACGACATACAACTTAAAAAAGTACAGAGTAAAAAAGACGATTTGCAAGACTACGAGAAAATCAAACTAAGCCTTAGCGAGTTTAAAACAAAACTCAACTCAAAAATCGCCCCACGCATCTCACAAATCGCCTCGCAGATGTACGCCACCATCACCAAAGGCAAATACCAATACATCGAAGTGAACAACGACTTTGATTTTTTCATTTACGATGAGGGCAAATGCTACCCCATAGAACGCTTCAGCGGCGGCGAGATAGACCTTGCCAACTTAGTGCTTCGCATTGCCATCTCCAAAACACTGAGTGAACTCAGTGGTGCAAGTAGTGTGGGATTTTTAGCATTCGATGAAGTCTTCGGAAGCCAAGACGAAACCAGACGTATGGAAATCCTAGAAGCGTTTCATACCATAAAAGAACAGTACAGACAGATATTTTTAATAAGCCATGAGATGGAGATAAAAGAGATGTTTGAGAGAGTTGTGGAGTTGTAAAAATAAATAATAAAAATTATGATTTAGGTTTAGCATTTCATTAAATTTAAGAAGAGGTCCTTGCTAAAAGTATTTATTAATGGATTAATTGAAAAAAAATAAATGTATAAGAAAGAAAAGGTTTGAGTATGAGAAAAGCTATTCCAGACAATATTCAAAGAAAACTTTATGCAGAGTCAATGGGAAGATGTATGAATCCAAGTTGTGAAAAAGAGTTATTGTTGACTAATGGTGATATAGCAGAAAAGGCTCACATTACTCCCCATAGTGATACTGCAGATAATTCTTTTGAAAATTTAATACTCTTATGTCCAAATTGCCATACGAATTTTGATAAAAACTCAGCTTTTACTGAAAATGAAGTTAGAATGTGGAAAGAGGAGAGACGAAAACAGTTATCACAAATTTTTGCACAAAAGTTTAATACGTTTGAAAAACTTGAGGAAGCTGTTAAACCTATTCTTGAAGAAAATAAAACGATATACGAAAACTATTATTTGAAAGGAAACCCTAAACTATGGAAAAAATTTGAAGAAAAGATATTGCTTAATAATCAAAGATTAAAGCTTCTGCTAAGTAGAAATAGAAATTTATTTCAAAAGCATGATGAGGAAATATATTCAAATTTAGCCACCATAGACCAATTAGTTCAACATATTGATGAGTTTTACGACACCAGAGAAGATAATGAAAAAATAAGAACCGTATTATTTCCTGAAGAAGTTAATTCAATATTTGGATTAGAACCTTGTCATGAAGGTATGATACCTTCCGTAGAAGCATTAGAGTGTTTAATTGGTAGCCTACAAAAAGATAATAAATTTATTGAAATTACCTTAGGTATTGAAGACCCATTTATAGTATACAAAGAACGAGATAACTTTGTTTTGTTGTCATTAAGTGATACTCCAAGAATAAGACAAATGTATTTTGTACATAAATGCTTTAAAAAAGTTGGAATAAGGCTTGACAGTCTCAATTTTGCATTAAAGTATTTAGATAATAACCATATTTCATTTACAATTGAAAATTTAGAAAATTTATCGAATGTAATTGTAAAAGAGAAGCCTTTTAAATTTATTTATGAATATTGTTTAAGTAAAGAAAAACTGATTTCACTAGCACCTCAAAAAGGTTTGATTATAGTCAATTTGCACAATTGGAATAGTGGAGGTTGTATTTCTACTGAAGCATATCAACAAGCAGAAATAATGGATGTAACACTATTGACTTTGGATAATTTTTATAGGTATGTTCATAACCTTTAAGATGAATAGAATAATCTATTTAATATCTAAACATATTGATATATTTGAGTTATTTACGGAAGTCTATATCTTTGGTTCTGTAGTTAAAAATAATAAGTTTCCAAATGATATTGATTTATTACTTGTATATAGAATTTATTCTGAAGAGATTGAGGGTAAAAAAAATATGATAGAACAATTTCTAAAAAACTTATTTGAACTAGAGATAGATATTACAATTTTAAGTGAGAAAGAACTAGAACAAACTAAGTTTCTAGAAAAACTTGATTCTGTATATGAGAGGATAAAATAATGAAAAGTAAAGATAAGTTAAATATAGAAAATAAAAATGAGTAAATTGTGACCCTCTCAAAATCCCTCTACACCCGAGCCATTCAATGCCCAAAATCTCCTTGGCTGAAAAAGTATAAGCCAGAGGTTTTAACCCCTCCTGATGCTAGTGCCAAAGCGCGGTTTGAGACGGGTAACATCGTGGGGGATTTGGCGTGTGAATTGTTTCCTGATGGGCGTGAGATTCCTTTTGACGCGCACGATTTTAAAAGCATGGCGAGGTTGACCCAAGCGTATCTTGATGAGGGTGTCGAAAACATCTACGAGGCAACGTTTATTTACGAGGGCATCGTGGTGATGGTGGACATCGTGCGCCAAACATCTCTTGGCTTAGAGCTGTATGAAGTGAAGAGTTCCACCGATGTGAAGCCTATCTATCTGCATGATGTTTCCATTCAGCTGTATGTTTTAGAAGCCCTTGGGTTTAAGGTTGGGGCGTGTCATGTGGTGCATATCAACTCAGGCTATGTGCGAGAAGAAGCGTTGGAGCTTGAAAAGCTTTTTGTGGTGGTCGATGTTACAGGTGAGGTGCGAGAGTTGCAAGGTGCTATTCCCGCAAGACTTGAAGCGTTTGAGGCGTATCTGGACGATAAAATCCATGAGCCAAACATCGATATCGGAAAACAGTGCAATGACCCTTACGAATGCGATGCAAAGGCGTATTGTTGGAAGGTTCAGCGAAATATCCCAGAGTACAGCATCTTTAACATCTTCAATCTTGGCAGTAAAAAACAACAAGAGCTTTATGCACAAAACATCGTGGCGATTGAAGACATACCCGAAGATTTTGCGATGACACCCATCCAATGGCAAAAAGTCGATAACTGGAGAAAGCAACACACGTTCATCGACCATGAAGCGATTGCCGAGTTTTTAGAAACACTCACCTATCCCATCTATCATCTTGACTTTGAGACCTTTCAACAAGCCATGCCTTTGTGGAGCGGTGTCAGCCCTTATAAACAGATACCGTTTCAATACTCTTTACATGTAGAACACCGTGATGGCACTTTAGAGCATAAAGCATTTTTAGCAGAGTCAGGAAGTGACCCAAGACGTGCTTTGGCGGAGAAATTGGTCGAAGACATACCTTTACATGTAAACATTTTGACATACAATATGAGCTTTGAAAAAGGCGTCATCGCCTCACTTGCGCAGCTGTTTCCAGATTTACATGTAAAGCTTATGCACCTACACGACACCATCAAAGATTTGATGCTTCCATTCCAAAAAGGACACTACGTCACCCCAAGTATGCAAGGCAGTTACTCCATCAAATACGTCCTTCCTGCCCTTGTGCCTGAAATGGAATTAGCCTATAAAAAACTTGAGGGCATTCAAAACGGCGGTGATGCTATGAACGCCTTTGCATCTTTACATGTAAAGCGTTTGGAAGAGCAAATGAAAGTACGTGAGCAGTTGTTAAAGTACTGTGAACTCGATACTTTGGCTATGGTGAAGGTGTTGGGGAAATTAAAAGAGGCGAAAGCAACGTAAATGACTTTTTGTGCGTCAGTAAACCTAAAGATAACGCATGATTTTTAGCGTTATTGGCGTTACTCTCAACAAGAATAAGCTTATTTTTTAACACACTGACACACAACAAAGCTGTTATACTATCGTAGGAAATTTTAAAGGAAGTGCATGCGTGTAGGAATTATTGGTGTGGGCGGTGTTGGGGTTGAATTGGTCAATTATCTTCTCACCTTAGGCAGTATGAGCGAAATTGTCTTGGTCAATCGCAACAAAGAAAAGGCGATGGGCGAAGTGGCGGATTTTTCGTATGTTGAGTCGTTTACCTATGCACGTAACACACATTTGCACAGTGGCGATTATGTGGATTGTGCGCACTGCGATGTCATCGTCATTACCGCAGGAGCGCAACTTAAGGGGAACCAAACACGCGATGAGCTTTTACATGAAAATGCCACGTTAATACGAGAGATTGTGCATGAGCTCTCTACCTACGCGCCGCAAGCGATCATCATCATGGTGACCAATCCTGTGGATGTGCTGACCCACATTGCGTACAAAGAGGGGCTTTACCCTAGGGAGCGACTTATCAGTGCGGGAACGCTGGTGGACACGGCGCGTTTTATGAAGATCGTGAGTAAAAAAGTGGGGATTGACCCTAAAAATATCAACGGGTATGTTTTGGGTGAACATGGCAAGGGAAGCACGCTTCCGTGGAGTATTTGCAATATTTGTGGGCTGGATGTCGATACGTTTTGTGAGCTCAATGGCTTGCCATTGCTTGATCGCGCGCAGATTTACCAAGATGTGATCAATGCTGGATTTGAGATATTTTACAAAAAAGGCAATACCAATCACAGCACCGCCGCAAGCGTTTTTCGCATCATTCGCGCCATCGCCAACGATGAACACTCCGTCCTTCCGCTTGGTGTTTACTTAGAAGGTGAGTACGGACTAAGCGATGTGGTGCTCAATGTTCCCGTTGTCGTGACGCGAAAAGGTGCAACTAAAATCCTCAATTACAAACTGCTTCCCGAAGAGCTTGAAGCATTACATGTAAGCGCGAAAACGATGCAAAAAATGGCGCAAGAGGTGCTTACAAATTCATCGCTTTCAGTTGCGCCTCGCTCATAGGCGTTTTAGCCCCTTTTTCATCGTATTGGAAGCCACTAACGGGGCTGCTGTTTTTAAATTCGATTTCATTGGTCAGTTTTCCAGATTCGTAATAGAGTTTGGAGATGCCCTCTGCTTTGTTCTCATGAAACGGCGTTTCACTTTGCAGTTTGCCTGATGGATAGTAAATCTTTGCGATGCCCTCAGCCTTGTCATTGATAAAAGGCGTTTCACTTTGCACTGTACCAGATTTGAAGTAGCTTTTTCTTAAGCCTTCCACGACGTCATTTTTAAACGGTGTTTCGCCTTGCAGTTCACCTGATTCGTAGTAGGTTTTGC
Above is a genomic segment from Sulfurospirillum halorespirans DSM 13726 containing:
- a CDS encoding DUF6036 family nucleotidyltransferase — encoded protein: MNTSLEDAVREMMQKISKNIRGTSKKVPVNVYITGGIAIHFHTATRVSKDLDAIIDQNINIPSKLTVLWQNENGEFEELAYDYNYSPTLGLMHEDYDRRAIFKFNIDDKLNVYILDPVDLIISKLSRFGEQDQEDIQRIIQNDLVNKNQLEELANDAIKIASVGRPETFKLHLALTLEMFDEITGNVQ
- a CDS encoding metallophosphoesterase family protein codes for the protein MKLIHFSDTHLGFNDLDVINELGINQREADFYDAFTQVIEQIKAIKPDYIIHTGDLFHRPSPSNRAITFALEQFKIIEALNIPFIMIAGNHSTPRTNLSSPILKIFENFKNVYVSYNQEYKKIEFDDVIFHTLPHMHDETKALSQIELCEANIDTTKRNIMMLHCSVGAHYLMAEFGEWVYPHDKESLFSKVDYVALGHWHGFGKVGKHENVYYAGSTERTSLNDKRNSKGFLEVTLDEALHVNYHEIQIRPIKTYEIDCEDYEHSVESLHVNDTKDALVEVKLTHLTPLQSIDIQTRDIKNLFGEALHVSIKREFKQTNGEATLNDIEALSLEAYFLEHIKEESQPEEFERLKGKIQGLFSAYEEVSDDTL
- a CDS encoding AAA family ATPase; translated protein: MILSKLHLENFKRYTSFDIEFGEGLIGIIGKNGSGKSTLFEAILFALYGELRNKKFKEVIRNASASDKDAVLVELDFEFEGMAYKVTREFRGKALNANAKLYKNGELTTSGAREVTVAITKLTKMSKEAFLHTLFASQKELTSLSTLKNEDRKKMIRKLLGLEKIDFVENELIEKSRELKRDIVASAEFLLGEEELKSKRALIKETTAIKQAFEKEVKTKSTELETTKKQELHVKQELELFVKTKEQKQKLISELSLIKNSITSNLATGAKLTEELKNLETKAKELKSLSTVKKEYEALHVKLKDHENLKNIQLKKEGLEKEQTQLRAQYTKAKADIATLEEQTKPYETLLGQKKENEALHVKIKTELSAKQTEQKQLQNELSAEQRVVSDTQQKIAKIQSLGRESNCPTCTRQLLDEYDNVIASLNDIVQKTQSQKIDKTKEKLDILTKQINELEIQKEQTQKALHVNETALSLIVSKQKDLANAKEHFTKVSEQGKRNKEELDTLSKHAYDEALHVSLQKSFLELKPKYETVLSLETELKREQGVREDLALTCKSAEALHVKAKEKELEVAKTLYDEPKHTAKQSEYDELQKQKEKQYSVISELKEKIAKNEGEVKTLQNALENNDIQLKKVQSKKDDLQDYEKIKLSLSEFKTKLNSKIAPRISQIASQMYATITKGKYQYIEVNNDFDFFIYDEGKCYPIERFSGGEIDLANLVLRIAISKTLSELSGASSVGFLAFDEVFGSQDETRRMEILEAFHTIKEQYRQIFLISHEMEIKEMFERVVEL
- a CDS encoding HNH endonuclease signature motif containing protein, which translates into the protein MRKAIPDNIQRKLYAESMGRCMNPSCEKELLLTNGDIAEKAHITPHSDTADNSFENLILLCPNCHTNFDKNSAFTENEVRMWKEERRKQLSQIFAQKFNTFEKLEEAVKPILEENKTIYENYYLKGNPKLWKKFEEKILLNNQRLKLLLSRNRNLFQKHDEEIYSNLATIDQLVQHIDEFYDTREDNEKIRTVLFPEEVNSIFGLEPCHEGMIPSVEALECLIGSLQKDNKFIEITLGIEDPFIVYKERDNFVLLSLSDTPRIRQMYFVHKCFKKVGIRLDSLNFALKYLDNNHISFTIENLENLSNVIVKEKPFKFIYEYCLSKEKLISLAPQKGLIIVNLHNWNSGGCISTEAYQQAEIMDVTLLTLDNFYRYVHNL
- a CDS encoding nucleotidyltransferase domain-containing protein, producing the protein MNRIIYLISKHIDIFELFTEVYIFGSVVKNNKFPNDIDLLLVYRIYSEEIEGKKNMIEQFLKNLFELEIDITILSEKELEQTKFLEKLDSVYERIK
- a CDS encoding DUF2779 domain-containing protein, which produces MTLSKSLYTRAIQCPKSPWLKKYKPEVLTPPDASAKARFETGNIVGDLACELFPDGREIPFDAHDFKSMARLTQAYLDEGVENIYEATFIYEGIVVMVDIVRQTSLGLELYEVKSSTDVKPIYLHDVSIQLYVLEALGFKVGACHVVHINSGYVREEALELEKLFVVVDVTGEVRELQGAIPARLEAFEAYLDDKIHEPNIDIGKQCNDPYECDAKAYCWKVQRNIPEYSIFNIFNLGSKKQQELYAQNIVAIEDIPEDFAMTPIQWQKVDNWRKQHTFIDHEAIAEFLETLTYPIYHLDFETFQQAMPLWSGVSPYKQIPFQYSLHVEHRDGTLEHKAFLAESGSDPRRALAEKLVEDIPLHVNILTYNMSFEKGVIASLAQLFPDLHVKLMHLHDTIKDLMLPFQKGHYVTPSMQGSYSIKYVLPALVPEMELAYKKLEGIQNGGDAMNAFASLHVKRLEEQMKVREQLLKYCELDTLAMVKVLGKLKEAKAT
- a CDS encoding lactate/malate family dehydrogenase, coding for MRVGIIGVGGVGVELVNYLLTLGSMSEIVLVNRNKEKAMGEVADFSYVESFTYARNTHLHSGDYVDCAHCDVIVITAGAQLKGNQTRDELLHENATLIREIVHELSTYAPQAIIIMVTNPVDVLTHIAYKEGLYPRERLISAGTLVDTARFMKIVSKKVGIDPKNINGYVLGEHGKGSTLPWSICNICGLDVDTFCELNGLPLLDRAQIYQDVINAGFEIFYKKGNTNHSTAASVFRIIRAIANDEHSVLPLGVYLEGEYGLSDVVLNVPVVVTRKGATKILNYKLLPEELEALHVSAKTMQKMAQEVLTNSSLSVAPRS
- a CDS encoding toxin-antitoxin system YwqK family antitoxin; translation: MKWLLILLLSITLYGAEKIYEYGDLEERHDGVLIEVKTHALANGTGKFYYDSGKLRGETPFKEGKREGVGKTYYESGELQGETPFKNDVVEGLRKSYFKSGTVQSETPFINDKAEGIAKIYYPSGKLQSETPFHENKAEGISKLYYESGKLTNEIEFKNSSPVSGFQYDEKGAKTPMSEAQLKAMNL